The genome window ttctttctttttttggatgaattcaGTAGTTACAGAATTTGAACTATGGACATCTATGTTGAAAACACTAGACAGTACAAATTGATTTACAAGACTCTTGAtatctttgcatttattttaggtGTGAACCTATAACCAGAACTGGCTGAGCGGAAAGACAAGACCATTATGTAATACACATCATGCAATATTATGCTCCAGCAGAATCTAGGAtttaacaaagaagaaaaatgtattgatctattaatttttttccctaaaaaaataattaactgcAAAATGCACCTGTGGGTTGGACCAGGtggtataaaaaatatgtaaaactaaggggaaaggaaaatacagatttcaatgtttttgttgCCACTCTTGAATGGCTGAACGAAGAGCATAATTGGGTACAAGATTGCAGTGTTCAAGCTTCAAATTTGTCATTGGTGAAGTGTCATGTCCACCATCAAACCATTCTCTCAAAACCTTCTCTTCATAAGTAAAACCATCCGTTGCCACATGAGGATTTTGCATGACGTCCTGCAAGATTGTAAATAGAAcattcgtaaaaaaaaaaaaaaaaaggaatgcatTTTATGTGATGAAAATAATTAGTCCAATGAAGTAGGTTTGTGGCAGAAAGAGTTCCAACATGAAACAGAGATTGCAAATCAAAGTTACATTACTCATGGACAAACATGTTCAGAAAATCTTTTGCCACTAGATACGGACACTTAGGATTTGACTATTTGGAAAAGCATGAGAGGATGTAGACCAAGAAAGCCAGCAAAAAATCCAagttttgttcttgattttgaTGGTTTCCAAGATCAATAATTTAATTACTATCTAGTAACTttcactttattattattattattttttgtaattcctATATAGTATGAAAGTCAATGTACTAAGAACACAGAgatgtgattctttctagagCCAAATTCCAAACTTTCCAAGGTGAGAATAAGCACTTTCTATTTGGATTTTGGACTCTTTTAATTAGGAAAATGAAACAAGAAATATATCAGCagcatacacacacacaaaagaattttgaaatggaaatttttgaaatagggtttgataaattaccaattatccaaaaaattaagttgttaataaatggtaaatttaatcatttaaccattatttcAAAAGGGTCAACCTGAATTGAAgacagtggaaaataaatataaattcaataaccTACCTGGGAGATGGGAcagagaaaatacgaaggaggTTCGGAGTGTTCTTTGGTGCTCAGCtggagtgaggatgagtctccACACAAATCCTCCCTCATTGGTTCAAGTACCGGCCAAACATCCAATGCAAGGTCTAGCCGGTTCTCCCGGTATATTTCACTACAACTCAAGGCCAAGTGAGCCAACTGTTTAGCTTGCTCAAATGGCCAATCTCCAGCCAAAGGATCCAAGAGGTCTTCTAACTTTCCTGCATCTAATGCATATTTCACTTCCTTTTTTAACCCCCGGGGCGGCCTTCCAGTCAACAACTGTAACAATGTGATTCCAAATGAATATACATCTGACTCTAAAGTAAGCTCTCCTGTTGAATGGAACTGCGGATCAAGATAAGCAAAACTAGTGTCCTTTAGCTCAGTTTTCCAACGCAGAGTGAGGTTGTTTGAACTTAGATCATGAGATAGTAGACGACACCTTCCAAAGTCACAGAGTTTGCTTACAAAGTTGGCATCAAGGAGAACCTTGGCGGGTGTCAAATCACCATGTAATACGCTGAATGGTTTACAGGAATGAAGAAAGATGAGGGCAGAGCACAATTCTGTGGCGATGCATATTCGAATTTGCCATGATAATGGAGGAGTATTGTCCTTGCAGCTGAGTCGATCTTCAAGGCTTCCATTTGGGAGATACTCATAGATGAGAGCCTGAACTTCTTGGCAGTATCCGATCAGCGTAACAAGATTCGGATGCCTCAACTTATTCAATGTATCAACCTGAAATAGAACCATGTAATGTGATACAATGCCATAGTTTTGATCAATTTAGGTCCAATTCGATTGGAATGGCCAAATTCAATATACAAAACAGTTTAATCGTCCTACCTCACTTTGGAATCCTAAGGGGTCTTGCAAGTTACGTTGGTGTGGCACTTTTATAGCCACCTGGATTTCACGCAAGATACCTTTATACGTGTTCCCGTGTCTTCCTTCTCCAATTTCCAGAAATggatcaaaattttgagttgcTTTGTCAATCTCTAAGTATGAGAACTCGGAGAATTGAGGCATTCGTGTGCTTGAGGActcaactttttttcttctcaactcTTCGGCTTCTTTTATTGCATTGTCACGCCCCACCAGAAATTCATCCCGTTCTTTTTCACAAGTTTGCAACAATTGCATAACAGATGCAATACTCAGCTCTAACTCCTCTACCATCTCATCAGATTCTGCAATTTGGCTTTCCAGTGATGATTTTTTATCTAAGGCAACCTGGAGATCCCCCATCACTTTGTTTAGCTGAATTTTCACCTTTTCAtgttcctctttctcttttgctAGAGCTTcctcaatttcttttctttgtttctgtAACGACCCCACctcaactgtgtagatattgtccgctttggagcccatacccctcacggttttgttcttccccaggttgcgctggggaaaaggcctctacacattgaagggaaatcattccttataaacacattcccttcaatgtgtagaggccttttccccagcgcaacctggggaagaacaaaaccatgaggggtatgggccccaaagtggacaatatctacacagttggagTGAAgtcgttacagatggtatcagagccatgccctagtcggaagtgtgggccccacacgcgaggacgcgtgtgcccgtaaggggggtggattgtagt of Quercus lobata isolate SW786 chromosome 8, ValleyOak3.0 Primary Assembly, whole genome shotgun sequence contains these proteins:
- the LOC115954663 gene encoding U-box domain-containing protein 33-like isoform X2; protein product: MEDNIVHVALGKNVKEYKPILAWAVWAIKNSGGRTIFVIHVHQPAKMIPMMGAKFPANTMKERELRAYRELERQNMQKILDEYLLICRQMGVQAESRHIEMESIEEGIVELVCQLGIRKLVMGTAAYSKRTMDIKSKKARYVRLQASKSCRIQFICKGRLVHTREGILDGADVEVRPNQNCKTEPSNYGRSQSAGKNIGAAPTSLAQVSFSSERNASIYYSVGSGTDISSLDCTEEFSTPRSRSVTEGSSDEWFESSRRYPPSLDYSKCSASRSVDIARISSVRSEGSELSTFPQSIESPYCLSPPSLLDGSVDETLYAQLEKAMAEAEHARREAFQEAERRANVEKNAIEAKRRAQVLESLCTEESKQRKEIEEALAKEKEEHEKVKIQLNKVMEDLRVALDEKSSLESQIAESDGMVEELELSIASVVQLLQTCKKERDEFLVERDNAIEAKRRAQVLESLCAEELKQRKEIEEALAKEKEEHEKVKIQLNKVMGDLQVALDKKSSLESQIAESDEMVEELELSIASVMQLLQTCEKERDEFLVGRDNAIKEAEELRRKKVESSSTRMPQFSEFSYLEIDKATQNFDPFLEIGEGRHGNTYKGILREIQVAIKVPHQRNLQDPLGFQSEVDTLNKLRHPNLVTLIGYCQEVQALIYEYLPNGSLEDRLSCKDNTPPLSWQIRICIATELCSALIFLHSCKPFSVLHGDLTPAKVLLDANFVSKLCDFGRCRLLSHDLSSNNLTLRWKTELKDTSFAYLDPQFHSTGELTLESDVYSFGITLLQLLTGRPPRGLKKEVKYALDAGKLEDLLDPLAGDWPFEQAKQLAHLALSCSEIYRENRLDLALDVWPVLEPMREDLCGDSSSLQLSTKEHSEPPSYFLCPISQDVMQNPHVATDGFTYEEKVLREWFDGGHDTSPMTNLKLEHCNLVPNYALRSAIQEWQQKH